In a single window of the Scophthalmus maximus strain ysfricsl-2021 chromosome 18, ASM2237912v1, whole genome shotgun sequence genome:
- the LOC118289826 gene encoding solute carrier family 22 member 2-like — MTTFDDILEEAGPFGRCQKRIFALFCLVSMPWAGVYVGIVFQGFTPDHWCRDPAVVERRQACGWSLADSRRLTVPPVNGSGTPPQRSSCERYEVDWNRTALACDTRELDLGTTPTTSCKDGWEYDYEGRQSFVTEFDLVCSEGWLVDMYQASLNVGFLVGSIAIGYMADRFGRKMSFLLSNLLNGVAGILVAVAPNYVSLLVFRTLYGFGVKGGWVAGYVLITEIVGVEYRRTVGVIYQMFFSVGILLLPLLAYFITDWRWLQVVITAPYLLFLSYYWFIPESPRWLLSQNKKAKAVKITEDMAKENKMTLSKNIETLADDNADFTTASFMDLIRTPKMRKHTLILSYNWFTSAVVYQGLIMRLGILGGNVYIDFLIAGLVEFPAAFLILFTIERVGRRLPFATANFVAGVSCFVTAFIPDSMFWFKTVVACVGRLGITMAFEMVVFVNTELYPTFVRNLGVSVCSTLCDVGGIVAPFLLYRLAVIWLELPLIIFGSLAFLAGGLVLLLPETRGVQLPDTIDDIEFPDRMKEKVALKNQQLANLLPSNNNDDVSTNKDPATV; from the exons ATGACCACGTTTGACGACATCCTGGAGGAAGCGGGGCCGTTCGGCCGCTGTCAGAAGCGCATCTTCGCGCTCTTCTGTCTGGTGTCCATGCCCTGGGCCGGCGTGTACGTGGGCATCGTCTTCCAGGGCTTCACGCCGGACCACTGGTGTCGGGACCCCGCCGTGGTGGAGAGGAGGCAGGCGTGCGGCTGGAGCCTGGCGGACAGCCGCAGGCTGACGGTGCCGCCGGTCAACGGCTCCGGGACGCCGCCGCAGCGGAGCAGCTGTGAGCGCTACGAGGTGGACTGGAACCGCACGGCGCTCGCCTGCGACACGCGGGAACTGGACCTCGGCACAACGCCCACGACCTCCTGCAAGGACGGCTGGGAGTACGACTACGAGGGCAGGCAGTCCTTCGTCACCGAG TTCGACCTGGTGTGTTCGGAGGGATGGCTGGTGGACATGTACCAGGCCAGTCTCAACGTGGGCTTCCTGGTCGGGAGCATTGCCATCGGCTACATGGCCGACAG GTTCGGCAGGAAGATGAGCTTCCTGCTGTCCAACCTGTTGAACGGGGTCGCGGGGATCCTGGTGGCCGTGGCCCCCAACTACGTGTCTCTGCTGGTGTTCCGCACGCTCTACGGGTTCGGAGTGAAGGGCGGCTGGGTGGCGGGATACGTGCTGA TCACAGAGATCGTGGGGGTGGAGTACAGACGGACGGTGGGAGTCATCTACCAGATGTTCTTCAGCGTCGgcatcctcctcctgcctctgctcGCCTACTTCATCACCGACTGGCGCTGGCTGCAGGTCGTCATCACCGCCCcctacctcctcttcctctcctacTACTG GTTCATCCCGGAAtctccaagatggctgctgtcTCAGAACAAAAAGGCCAAAGCCGTGAAGATCACCGAGGACATGGCCAAGGAAAACAAGATGACTCTGTCCAAAAACATTGAG ACTCTGGCAGACGACAACGCTGACTTCACCACCGCCTCCTTCATGGACCTGATCAGAACTCCgaaaatgagaaaacacactCTCATCCTCAGCTACAActg GTTCACCAGCGCCGTGGTCTACCAGGGTCTGATCATGAGGCTGGGGATCCTGGGAGGGAACGTCTACATCGACTTCCTCATCGCCGGCCTGGTCGAGTTCCCCGCcgccttcctcatcctcttcaccaTCGAGCGCGTCGGCCGGCGTCTCCCCTTCGCCACCGCCAACTTCGTCGCCGGAGTCTCCTGCTTCGTCACCGCCTTCATCCCCGACA GTATGTTCTGGTTCAAGACGGTGGTCGCCTGTGTCGGTCGGCTGGGTATCACCATGGCCTTTGAGATGGTGGTGTTCGTCAACACTGAGCTCTACCCGACGTTCGTCAG GAATCTGGGCGTGTCCGTCTGTTCCACTCTGTGTGACGTCGGAGGCATCGTGGCTCCGTTCCTGCTCTACCGGCTCGCCGTCATCTGGCTGGAGCTGCCGCTCATCATCTTCG GGTCTCTGGCGTTCCTGGCCGGTGgtttggtgctgctgctccccGAGACCAGAGGCGTGCAGCTGCCCGACACCATCGATGACATCGAGTTCCCCGACAG AATGAAGGAGAAAGTTGCACTGAAGAACCAGCAGTTGGCCAACTTGTTGCccagcaacaacaacgacgacgtGTCGACCAACAAAGATCCAGCGACTGTCTGA
- the LOC118289827 gene encoding solute carrier family 22 member 2-like produces the protein MALTTFDDLLEEAGTFGRCQRRIFALLCLLSLPFAGVYVGIVFQGFTPDHWCRDPAVVERRQACGWSLADSRRLTVPPVNGSGTPPQRSSCERYEVDWNTTGLTCDTQELDLRGVPVSSCKDAWEYQYEGRTSFVTEFHLVCEDGWLVDMYQATLNVGFLAGSFAFGFFADRFGRKISFLASNLLNAIAGIVLAVTPNYVSILVVRTIFGFGVKGGWMTTYVLLTEIVGVERRRTVGILYQMFFSVGVLVLPLLAYFITDWRWLQVTISAPYVLFLCYYWFIPESPRWLISQNKSSKALEITEAMAKENGRKLTKSFEFQTLTCDESDSCSASLLDLFKTPNMRKHTFILMFNWFTSAVVYQGLIMRVGITGGNVYIDFLIAGLVEFPAAFLILFTIERVGRRVPFAAANIVAGASCFVTALIPDSMFWSKTMVACVGRLGITMAFEMVVFVNTELYPTFVRNLGVSVCSTLCDVGGIVAPFLLYRLAGIWLELPLIIFGTVAFIAGGLVLLLPETRGVPLPETIDDIEFPNRKKENPLENHNQ, from the exons ATGGCACTGACGACCTTTGATGACCTCCTGGAGGAGGCCGGGACGTTCGGCCGCTGTCAGAGGCGCATCTTCGCCCTGCTCTGCCTGCTGTCTCTGCCTTTCGCAGGCGTGTACGTGGGCATCGTCTTCCAGGGCTTCACGCCCGACCACTGGTGTCGGGACCCCGCCGTGGTGGAGAGGAGGCAGGCGTGCGGCTGGAGCCTGGCGGACAGCCGCAGGCTGACGGTGCCGCCGGTCAACGGCTCCGGGACGCCGCCGCAGCGGAGCAGCTGTGAGCGCTACGAGGTGGACTGGAACACCACCGGACTGACCTGCGACACGCAGGAGCTGGACCTCAGAGGAGTCCCAGTCTCCTCCTGTAAG GACGCCTGGGAGTATCAGTACGAAGGGAGGACGTCCTTCGTCacagag TTCCACCTGGTGTGCGAGGACGGGTGGTTGGTGGACATGTACCAGGCCACTCTCAACGTGGGCTTCCTCGCCGGCAGCTTCGCGTTTGGCTTCTTCGCTGACAG GTTCGGCAGGAAGATCAGTTTCCTGGCGTCCAACTTGCTGAACGCGATCGCGGGGATCGTGCTGGCCGTCACACCGAACTACGTCTCCATCCTGGTGGTCAGGACCATCTTCGGCTTCGGTGTCAAAGGCGGCTGGATGACCACCTACGTGCTGC TGACGGAGATTGTCGGAGTGGAGCGCAGACGGACAGTGGGAATACTGTACCAGATGTTCTTCAGCGTCggcgtcctcgtcctccctctgctcGCCTACTTCATCACCGACTGGCGCTGGCTGCAGGTCACCATCTCCGCACCCtacgtcctcttcctctgctaCTACTG GTTCATCCCAGAGTCTCCACGGTGGCTCATCTCCCAGAACAAGTCGTCCAAAGCTCTGGAGATCACAGAAGCAATGGCCAAGGAGAACGGGAGGAAACTCACCAAGAGCTTTGAG TTTCAGACACTCACCTGTGATGAGAGCGACTCGTGTTCTGCCTCTTTGCTGGACCTGTTCAAGACTCCCAACATGAGGAAACACACCTTCATCCTCATGTTCAACTG GTTCACGAGCGCTGTGGTTTATCAGGGCCTCATCATGCGGGTGGGGATAACAGGAGGGAACGTCTACATCGACTTCCTCATCGCCGGTCTGGTCGAGTTCCCCGCcgccttcctcatcctcttcaccaTCGAACGCGTCGGCCGACGTGTTCCCTTCGCCGCCGCCAACATCGTCGCCGGAGCCTCATGCTTCGTCACTGCACTCATTCCCGACA GTATGTTCTGGTCTAAGACAATGGTGGCCTGCGTCGGTCGGCTGGGTATCACCATGGCCTTTGAGATGGTGGTGTTCGTCAACACCGAGCTCTACCCAACGTTTGTCAG GAATCTGGGAGTGTCCGTTTGTTCCACTCTGTGTGACGTTGGAGGCATCGTGGCTCCGTTCCTGCTCTACAGGCTGGCTGGCATCTGGCTGGAGCTGCCGCTCATCATCTTCG GAACTGTCGCATTCATTGCTGGAGGTTTGGTGCTGTTGCTTCCTGAAACCAGGGGCGTTCCTCTCCCCGAGACTATCGATGATATTGAATTTCCTAATAG gAAAAAGGAGAACCCTTTGGAGAACCACAACCAATGA